The Bos mutus isolate GX-2022 chromosome 11, NWIPB_WYAK_1.1, whole genome shotgun sequence nucleotide sequence TGCCTCTGTGCCCAGGGTGTGGTCCACGGGGGGCTGCGGGTAGCGGGAGGGCGAGGCTCCGCTGCTCCAGTCCCAGCTGTACCCGCCCAGGCCGGGCCGGGGCACATGGTTCCAGCCACACAGACCAGCCTCGAAGTCACAGGAAGCTGCAGGGGCCAGCCGTGAGGGTGATGCCCCGCGCCCTCCACCCCTGGGGCACCATTGCTGCGGGGTGTAGAGGTCAGGCCGGGCGTTGTGGGGGTGGCAGGGAGCCAGGACCACCAGGAGCCAGGCCACAGGCGCCCACCTGGCAGGGGGCAGGGCCCATCCTGGAGGAGCAGGTCATCCAGCGCCACGTAGGAGTGCTCCACGCCGGCGGCCACTGCCTCGAACACCACCTGGGGGGCACCGGGCGAAGGTCGTGCCTGCTGCACCCTAGACAGCCTTTGGGGTGAGGAGGGCCCCCTATTCCACTCACCCTCCAGGCCTGCCCGGCCTGCAGGTCCACGCTGCCCAGGCGCCAGGCGGCCCCTCCGCGGGAGCTGACGCTGAGTACTTGCTGCCTGCCGGCCTCCTCCACGTGGACCCTCAGAGTGCCTGCCGCCGAGCAGCCAGCCCCGTCAGCGTGGCAGGGGTGCCTGCTCAGGCCCCTGTGGTGGGGGGGCTCCCAAGGGCCTCCTGAGGGGACCCCACGGCCCCGGCTCCCAGCAGCCCCTCACCTGGGTTGCGGAGGCTCAGGTGGTACCAGAAGGTCAGGCAGGTGGGCTGCACCAGGGGCCGCTGCTCCTCCGAGGTCAGCAAGGCCGCGTGGCCACGGGGCAGGGCCTGCGGGCTCATGTCCACGACCATGTAGTGCCCTGGGGGGTGGCAGGGTCAGCCCACCGGCCGCCgccccgccctccccaccccacctgtcTGCCCACTGCCCCACCCCAGTGGGCACCCTGAGCTGTCTCCGTGGTGTGGTCAGCGTGGGGGCCCCACGAGGCGTTGGCCTGGCGTGTCCAGAGGCCCCGGCCCCCCACGGAGAAGCCACAGGCTGAGTCCTCAAAGGAGCAGCGCCTGGGGGCCCAGCAGGGCCCGGGCCGCAGGGTCACATCGTCCAGTGCCATGCTGCCGTGGTACCCATCCCGGAGGCCCTCAAACAGCAGCTGGGGGGCAGAGAGAGGTCAGCGGCTGGGGCCTCGCCTCACCCACCGCGCCCACGCCCCGGGCCTCACCTGGTACTTGGCGCCCGTGTCCGGCTGGTGGTGGAGGGTGGCCCAGGCTTCGTGCCAGCAGTTGCCGTGGGTGCCAGACCGTGACCACAAGTGCGTTTCTGCCTCCCCTTCTCGCCTCATCGCCAGGCGTAGGGTCCCTAGAGACAGGGGGTTGGTGGGGAGGGAACAAGGCCTTAACCCCTGCCTCTCATCCCCTCCCAGGGCCCCTGAGGGAGCAAGAGGCAGGACTTGGGGCCCCGGTGAGGCTCCCTTGAGGCCCTGCCCAGCTGCTGGCCTCACCGATCTGGGGCCCGAAGAGGTGGAACCAGAAGGAGAGGCACTCCTGAGGGGCTGAGGGCACCCTGGGCTGGGTGAGCAGGTGGGCAGCAGGGCCCCGGGCTGGGGGGTCCACGGGGTCCAGGAGCACGAAGTGGCCTGCGGGGGCGCAAGGCGCTGGTCTGTGGGCCCCAGGCTGGAGGGCTCAGCCCCGCgctcctctctgcctccagcaggCGGGGTCTAGCAGCTGCCCCCCGGGCACCCTGGCTTACCTTGGCCCGTGGTGTGGTCGTACCTCGGGCCACGGCTCTCGACCCGGTGCCAGTGGGCATCTGTGAGGTGGCCGGTGTGCCAGCCGCAGGCCCCCCGCTCAAAGTTACAGGAGACCTCTGGGGGCGGGCAGAGGTGGGTCAGCACCCCCGACACCCCTCCTGAGTGCCGAGAGGGTGGGGGAGACTGGCTCCTGGAGAGGGGGCTCCTGGGGGCCCCTCGAGGAGGCCTGGGTGGGGGGCCGGGCACCTGGGGGAAGCACCTGAGTCTTCCTCAGCGGCTGCTGTGGGGCTGCAGCCCGTCAGGGTCACGTCGTCCACCCCTGCGCCCTGCTGCCCGGGGCCGTCCAAGTCCACCAGCCCAACCAACTCCAGCTTCATGGGGCATGAGGGAGGAGGCCGTCAGCCAGGGCAGGCCCCGCGGGGGCCCCTCTCTGCCCCAGGCCGCTCTCCTCACCCGAAACGGCCGGCGGCGAGCCCCGAGAAGGACCCTGTCCACCTTCCAGCCCCCAGCGGTGGTGCCCAGGGCCTGCCACACCAGCTCGCGGCGGCTGCCCTCCACCACGACCAGCTCCAGGAAGCCTGGCAAGGGATCACTGTGGGCGGCCCGTCCTGCCCCTGTCCTTCGCCCGGGGGCTCTGACTCCCCACCCCAGGACGGGGCAGAGGGTGCAAAGGGACGGTGGTACCTTGGGGGTGACTCTGGAGATAGTAAACCAGGCGGAGCTCGCAGCGGGGGCCCGAGGGGCCAAGGGTGGGTGTGAGCGCCCGGGCCTCCTCGGCCAGCtgcccccaggccctctgcacagCCAGGAAGTGCCCTGGGGAGAGCAGGCCTCAGAGCTGGTTCCTCCCAGGGACCCCGACTCAGCGCCCTCCCTAAGGAGAGGGGGCAGCTGGAAGGCAGGCCCCAGGCTGTCTCGGGCGGAGCCTCACCAGCAGCCCCGTGGGCGTCCGGGCTGGGCATCCCCCTGTCCGGGGCCGGGAGGCGCACCCACTGCAGCTGCCCCACACTGGCGTCCTCCCAGCCCCCGCCTGAGAGTGACTCGAAGTCTGTGGTGCCTGCAAGGGCAGGGGGCATGGATGGGCCTGGGGCCTCGCCAGCCGCTCCcagaggggaggctgggggaagggaggggaggcccCTGGCCGGCTCACCACATTCCTGCTCGTCCTCGCCCCCCGGGCATTGCTGCTGGAAGTCACACAGCTGCTCCGGGGGGACACACAGGTCCCCACAGAAGAAGTGTCCGGGCTCGCAAAAGCTCCAAGGCCGCAGGCTGGATGGCTGGGGCCAGGGGCCTGGGGCCCAGCACCCTGGAGGTGGACCCGCCAGCTCTGTGGGCCAGCGCGGGGGTCAGGTGGGTTGGCGGGGCCTGTGCTTCTCCCAGGGTGGGGCGTGAGGGTGCCCAGCAGGCTCACCTGGGATTGGCTTGCAGTGGTTGGACAGGATGAGGTCATCCAGGCCCACGACGCCCCCCGGGCCTGTCTGCGCAGCCAGGAGGATCTGGGGACCGATGGGGTCGGGGGCGCCCCAGCACCCCTCTGTGATCCCCAGGCCGGTCTGCCCCCGAGTCCTCTCCCCAGAATCCACACCTCATCCTTGGCTCTTGCTGGACACCCAGCCCTTCAGGGGGCATCTCTGCAGGGAGCCCCTCCCGTCCTCTGGCCTGCCCTCCTCCTGAGATGGTGGAGGGGCCCACATGGGACTCCCTGAGGGGCCCCGGACCTCCCCGCACGATGCTGCCCTTGCCAGCCTCACCCGAAAGGGGTGCTCGCTCTGGATGTCAACTCGGTCTCGGACCCAGGCGGCCCCCAGCTCCCCATGGCGCCTGCGCAGCAGGACGGGGGTCTGGGGGGCCGCAGGGCTCGCCGTCTGCAGGAACACCTGGAGGCAGCCGGCCTCAGACCCGTGCAGGTAGTGATAGAAGACGAGCTAGCAGGGGCCGAGCACGGTTAGCGGAGACGCCACAGGGCCTGGGCAGCCAGGGCCGCGCCCTGTGACTCCCACCCACTCACCGAGCAGTTGTGGGGGGCCGAGGCCTGGAACTCGGGGCTGGAGAGGACCGCTGGGGTGCTGGGCTCGGCCACGGATGCgaggaaggagcctggggagATGGCAGGCCTGGGTCGGGGCGgcaggctggggcggggggtcccggggcagggcagggcgggcGGCGGTCCCCAGGCCTCACCCTGTGCGCTGTTCCAGGTGTGGTCACCACGTGGCCAGGCGGGGTACCTGGGGCCGCCGGCACTGTGATTTCGGGTCCAGCCCTCTGAGTGGTTCCACAGGCCGAGGCCCATCTCAAAATCGGTGGCTATGTAGTGTCCTGGGGGACAAGGGGGTTCCGGCTGTCGAGTGGGGCCTCCTGCCTGGCCCCTGGGCCGCCCAGGCCTGTGCTCACGGCCCAAGCTCTGGTGGACATCAGCTGTCTCAGCCCCCGAAGGACGGTGCCAAGGGTCAGCCCCCTGTCCCACTCACTGCAGGGGGCCGCATCCTCATCCGAATGGTCCCCACAGTTGTCCTCCCCGTCGCACAGCTGGGCGGGCTCCACGCAGGCCTCGTTCCGGCAACGGTGGTGCCCCCGGGGGCAGTGtgcctggggggctgggggcagggttaACCCATCACCTGCCCCAAGTCCCCAGGCGGGCCACTGACCAGGGCCTCCTGCTGACCCCCTCCCCGCTCCAGGAGTGGGCCCACGGCCGGGGGACCTTACTGGGCAGCCCGCAGCGCCAGAAGGCCACATCGTCCAAGGCCACAGTGCTCCTGTGGGTGGCATTTCGCGTGGCAGAGAAGGTCACCTGGAGCGAGCGAAGTCCTTAAGTCAGGGCCCAGACCCTCCCCGACGGCCCCACTGTCCAGCGTGCCCATCTCACCCTGAAGGGGCCCCGGATGCGGCCAGTGGGCACCGCCAGCTCCTGCCAGTCTGGGTCCCAGGGCCCTGCGCTCCACCACAGGGTCAGCGTCTCCACACCGTGGGTCAGCTCCAGCCGCAACTCAGCCACATCTGCAGTGAGGGGTCCGGGGGCAGCTCAGGCCCCAGGCCTCCCCCAGGCCCGTGGCTGTGCCCACCCCAGGACCCCTGCCCACCCTGGGGGCGCCTTCCCGTCTCTGCGCCCCTCGTCTTGGGCCACCTGGCTCGGGTCGCGGGGTATGGGGTGCGCACCTCCTGAGGCCACGTGGTACCAGAGCCTCAGCTCGCAGGTGGGGGCGGCCTCGTGCAGGACAGGGGAGCGCAGGGCCGCGGTGGCCGTCTCCCTCCCACGGTGTGTGCCGACTGCCACATACCAGCCTGGCCAGCCGAGAGGTCAGGAGATGGGGCGGGAGGCACAGAGGGCTGGGGACAGCATGGAGCCCCACCCAGACCTCACCAAGGTCAGTGCCCAGAGTGTGGTCCGCGCGCAGCCCTGGCCCCTCTGGCGAGGCCCCTGCGCGGTCTCGGAGCCAGCGGTAGCCCGCAGTGCTGATGTCCCGCCAGCCACAGGAGTCCCGCTCGAAGTCACAGGTGAAGGGGGTGCCCAGGCTGGGCGAAGCCCCGTGGTAacctgggagggcagggggtcAGGCGGGGTGGCCGCGAGGGTGGGCCCCGCTGCTGCCCCCCTGGCCCTGGCTCACCGCACTGCGCCTCGTCGGGGCAGCCCCTGCAGTCACACACAAAGTTGCACACGGCCTCGCGGGGGGTCCTGCAGTGGTTGGGGACCCAGGCCCAGCCGGGGGACCCTGCTGCCAGCAGAGACAGCCAGGTGGCCTGGGGTAGGGAGGCCCCGCTGTTCCCCAGGACAGAGACCCCTAAGAGTCAGGCATCCTGGGACATGTGGGGGCCGGGCCAAGAGGCTGTGCAGGGAGGGGGCCAGAAAGCCACGGAGAACTGCCCCCAGGGGTCCCTGTCAGGGCCCAGGAGAGGCTGGCTGTCAGGATGGGGTGCCTGGGTGTGCAAGGGACCAACCATCCCCAACGTGGGTCCCTCCCCAGGGAGGACCGGAGCCCAGCACGACTCGGGAGGGGCTGCGGCCCAGGCCCCCCAGCCTGCACCCAGAGCGGGCTGGACTCGGATCCCTACCCCAGCGAGGCCGTCCCCAGGACCCCAAGGGCTCGCCCGGCGTCCGGACTGCAGGCCGTCCTGGGCCCACGTCCCTCCTTCCCTGCAGACCCAGCAGCTGGGCCCCCTGTCGTTCCTGCTTCAGGAGCCAGGCCCGGCAACTCACCCAGGAGCATGACCACGGCGGGCAGGAGATGACCGTGCAGAGGCATGGTCAGGCCcgaggcagggaggcctggggcgCTGTGTGCCCTGGCCAGCCTGGTGGGGACTCTGCCTGGCTGTCAGCCCGAGGCCCCGCAGGCCGACTCTGCTCTGACTGCGGGCCTGGCTCAGCTCTTTCTGTATCTGCAGCCCTTCGCTGGCCCCACCCCATGCTGACAAGGACGAACACCTGGCTGTAAGTGCACCCAGGAAGAGAGGCCCCGGCACAGGGGGCTCCCACCTGCCTGGCCCCCTTTTGGCCGAAGGTCGGGCCTCAGCCGTGGTGCCCACTCCTGCCCAGCCATCTGGTGGAGGCCCCGCTGGAGACAGTGCCGAGTGGCACAAGCCTCAGTTGCTCCTCCTGGGGCCTCTGGTCCCGCAGAGTTCAACTCAGCCGGGCACGAATGCCGCTTGTGCAAACCACGCACCTGGCTTGAGTTCACTGCACAGGGAAGGGGCAACCCTGGCGACCAGGGACATCGTCCCTGCCCGAAACTCGGCCTGTGGCTCCTCTTCACTTGCTTGCTTAAAAACAACGACTGTTCTCTCGTCAAAAAGTGTCCGAGCCGTGTGGTGTGGGCTGGGCGCAGCCAGACACAGGGTCCAGAGGAGCCGAGGGGCTCTGGGCCTCGCAGCACTGACCCCAGTGGAGGATTTGGAGCCAGGCGCTGCCCAGTGTATCGCCGTCCGGCCTTGGGAGCTTGTCTaacctgagcctcagcttcctcatctttaaaagcGTGACGACGGCGCCTGTGTGGAGAGGCTCCTGTGAGGGCCCTGGAGTCCAGAGGAGGCGGGTGCAGCGTGATGGAGGCCTCTGCTCCCTGCAGCGCCAGGAGGAGGGTCCTGGGAGAGGGGCTCCACGCCTGGTTCTTGAAGCAGGAGCCTGAGGCAGCGGCCCCAATTCTGGAGTCGAGGGGCCATAGACCACCCTACTTGTGACCTCAGTCAGCAGTGGCCAAGACGGGAGTTGCTGGTGCCCCTACCCCATACCAGGAGGGGCCCCCGCCTCCGCAGGCTGGAGGGACTTGGCCCTAGCTCCTTGCATAAGGGCTTGTCAGGCCTCTTCCCAGATGACCGTGCGGACAGCAGGTGCACGGAGAAGCAATCAGGCCATAAACGGCGGCAGCAGCCAGGGCCCCCTTATCAGACCCCAAAGGGCTGAGTGCGCACTGCCACTCCCTGGGCCCCCGGGCAGATCCGGGTGAGGGGCAGCCTCTAGCTCTCAGCCACCCACCCACACTAGCTGGAAGTACAGCGAGGTGAGCTGAGAACACAGACGCCAAGACACACAGAGCTCAGGGAGCAGCAGAGCTGACGATGCTTTTAATTCTCCCGAGAGGGAGCCCCAGGCACCGAGGCCTGGCCAGGGTGGCAAAGTGCCAGGGGGTGCAGTCCGGCCCCTTGGGAGGGGTTTTCAGGGCAGAGTTCTGAGTGGGCTGCTAGACGGAGCGGGCCTCGAGTGGGCCTCAGTAGCCGTCGTCAGCCCACGTGACTTCGTAGTCCGGATACTTGGCTTTGATCTTCTCAGTAGAGACAGAGTGCTGGGCGCGACCGTAACCCTGACAGAAGGAGGTGGCTCTCACACACCCGGTTCTGGCTCTGGGGGCCCCCAGGCAGCAGGGACACCAGGAGCCAGCTGTGGAGGAGGCTGTCATCCCCCTAGCCACCCAAGCCACTCTCCTGGGGAAGTGTGGCCTCGAGTGAGCCAACCTGGAGGGAGGGCCCTCCAGCCAGAGGCCGagccagctttgggtgccctgtgaCCCTGCAGGTAGAGTGGTGAAGGGAGAGGCAGGCATCCGAGCTCCAACGCAGCGCTGGCAGCCTCGAAGTGCTGGAGGACAGTGGCCCGGCCAGGCCTTTGGGGCAGGAACAGCACACAGCCCACGGGGGGCAAGCAgtggctccctcccaccccctatgTTTCCTGGGTCATGCCGCGTGGAAACTGGGAGGCTGCGGGCCCTGGAGGCAGGGTTCTGTGGCTGAGAAGGGCCGGGTGTTCCCCAGCCAGGACTGGGGCCCTCAGCTGTGGGCTCACCATGGAGTAGCCGTACACGTGGATCTTCCTGTCCTGGCTCTGGTGGGAGATGCGCCCGCCCCCCAGGCACTCGCAGTCATAGCCCTTCTTCTGTATCTCGCCTGACACCTTGTCGTAGATGTCGGCTGGAATGGGAGGGAAGCTCAGCACCAGCCAGGGCGGAAGGGGTTTGAGGCCCTCCCCCGCATCCCCTACCCCGGCCCCCCAGGTCTAAGCAGCCCCCGTCCCCAGGAGAGGAGACTCTCCGGAcgggagaaaagggaggagggggtgCGCCTGGGCAGGGGCCCTGGGACTAGGAGTGGGGGTCGGGCCACGGCAGCCCCTCGTCTCCAGGACAGTCTGGAAGCCTCCCTGCCACCTAGCCAGCCGGCGAGAAGACCCGGTACAGGGTctaccccacccccgccctcggCCCCGCTCCAGACGCGCTGGCCCCGCCCACAGAGCCCGAGGCCCTGCCCCCGGCCCACCGCCCCGCCCTCACCGTGGTACTCGGCCCACTTGTAGCCGCGCACGATCTCTTTGGTCTCCACGGCCGGGTCCCCGGAGGGCGGCGCCGCATAGACTCGAATCAGCACATACTTGAAGACGCCGTCGGAGTCGATGTCCACGTCGGGGATCTGGGCGAGGCCCGCCGCCGCCATGTTCCCGGAGCGCGCTCGCCCTGCGGCCCGCGGCCCTGCCCCATGCGACCCCTGGCTGCGCTGACGGCGcgggggggcggggcctggaagCCGCTAGCCAATCCCGCGGGGGCATGCTGCCCGGGCCCAGCGCCTCAGCCAACCGTGCGGCCGACCGGCGGCACAGGCGGGCCAATCGCGGCCCAGCTCCTT carries:
- the MAMDC4 gene encoding apical endosomal glycoprotein isoform X4, with amino-acid sequence MSLVARVAPSLCSELKPAGSPGWAWVPNHCRTPREAVCNFVCDCRGCPDEAQCGYHGASPSLGTPFTCDFERDSCGWRDISTAGYRWLRDRAGASPEGPGLRADHTLGTDLGWYVAVGTHRGRETATAALRSPVLHEAAPTCELRLWYHVASGDVAELRLELTHGVETLTLWWSAGPWDPDWQELAVPTGRIRGPFRVTFSATRNATHRSTVALDDVAFWRCGLPTPQAHCPRGHHRCRNEACVEPAQLCDGEDNCGDHSDEDAAPCRHYIATDFEMGLGLWNHSEGWTRNHSAGGPRYPAWPRGDHTWNSAQGSFLASVAEPSTPAVLSSPEFQASAPHNCSILLAAQTGPGGVVGLDDLILSNHCKPIPELAGPPPGCWAPGPWPQPSSLRPWSFCEPGHFFCGDLCVPPEQLCDFQQQCPGGEDEQECGEPARGLPSLPPASPLGAAGEAPGPSMPPALAGTTDFESLSGGGWEDASVGQLQWVRLPAPDRGMPSPDAHGAAGHFLAVQRAWGQLAEEARALTPTLGPSGPRCELRLVYYLQSHPQGFLELVVVEGSRRELVWQALGTTAGGWKVDRVLLGARRRPFRLELVGLVDLDGPGQQGAGVDDVTLTGCSPTAAAEEDSEVSCNFERGACGWHTGHLTDAHWHRVESRGPRYDHTTGQGHFVLLDPVDPPARGPAAHLLTQPRVPSAPQECLSFWFHLFGPQIGTLRLAMRREGEAETHLWSRSGTHGNCWHEAWATLHHQPDTGAKYQLLFEGLRDGYHGSMALDDVTLRPGPCWAPRRCSFEDSACGFSVGGRGLWTRQANASWGPHADHTTETAQGHYMVVDMSPQALPRGHAALLTSEEQRPLVQPTCLTFWYHLSLRNPGTLRVHVEEAGRQQVLSVSSRGGAAWRLGSVDLQAGQAWRVVFEAVAAGVEHSYVALDDLLLQDGPCPLPGGRLWPGSWWSWLPATPTTPGLTSTPRSNGAPGVEGAGHHPHGWPLQLPVTSRLVCVAGTMCPGPAWAGTAGTGAAEPRPPATRSPPWTTPWAQRQVGPRQEGHPEPHTPHPSLARPAPSGVRGHRSGRRLHRVRWAPALSSPGHFALFETSVLGPGGRAAGLISQPLPPTTASCLRFWYHMGFPEHFWDGAAAAVVPAAVGGTLLLLVLLLLLGVAGRRWLQKGGCPSWGKADTVTPGFDNILFSADRVTLPASVPHDQ
- the MAMDC4 gene encoding apical endosomal glycoprotein isoform X2, with the protein product MSLVARVAPSLCSELKPAGSPGWAWVPNHCRTPREAVCNFVCDCRGCPDEAQCGYHGASPSLGTPFTCDFERDSCGWRDISTAGYRWLRDRAGASPEGPGLRADHTLGTDLGWYVAVGTHRGRETATAALRSPVLHEAAPTCELRLWYHVASGDVAELRLELTHGVETLTLWWSAGPWDPDWQELAVPTGRIRGPFRVTFSATRNATHRSTVALDDVAFWRCGLPTPQAHCPRGHHRCRNEACVEPAQLCDGEDNCGDHSDEDAAPCRHYIATDFEMGLGLWNHSEGWTRNHSAGGPRYPAWPRGDHTWNSAQGSFLASVAEPSTPAVLSSPEFQASAPHNCSILLAAQTGPGGVVGLDDLILSNHCKPIPELAGPPPGCWAPGPWPQPSSLRPWSFCEPGHFFCGDLCVPPEQLCDFQQQCPGGEDEQECGEPARGLPSLPPASPLGAAGEAPGPSMPPALAGTTDFESLSGGGWEDASVGQLQWVRLPAPDRGMPSPDAHGAAGHFLAVQRAWGQLAEEARALTPTLGPSGPRCELRLVYYLQSHPQGFLELVVVEGSRRELVWQALGTTAGGWKVDRVLLGARRRPFRLELVGLVDLDGPGQQGAGVDDVTLTGCSPTAAAEEDSEVSCNFERGACGWHTGHLTDAHWHRVESRGPRYDHTTGQGHFVLLDPVDPPARGPAAHLLTQPRVPSAPQECLSFWFHLFGPQIGTLRLAMRREGEAETHLWSRSGTHGNCWHEAWATLHHQPDTGAKYQLLFEGLRDGYHGSMALDDVTLRPGPCWAPRRCSFEDSACGFSVGGRGLWTRQANASWGPHADHTTETAQGHYMVVDMSPQALPRGHAALLTSEEQRPLVQPTCLTFWYHLSLRNPGTLRVHVEEAGRQQVLSVSSRGGAAWRLGSVDLQAGQAWRVVFEAVAAGVEHSYVALDDLLLQDGPCPLPGGRLWPGSWWSWLPATPTTPGLTSTPRSNGAPGVEGAGHHPHGWPLQLPVTSRLVCVAGTMCPGPAWAGTAGTGAAEPRPPATRSPPWTTPWAQRQVGPRQEGHPEPHTPHPSLARPAPSGVRGHRSGRRLHRVRWAPALSSPGHFALFETSVLGPGGRAAGLISQPLPPTTASCLRFWYHMGFPEHFYQGELRVLLSSAQGQLAVWGAGGRHRHQWLEGQVDVASAREFQIVFEATLGGQPALGPIALDDVEYLAGQRCQLSTPSQGDGAAAAVVPAAVGGTLLLLVLLLLLGVAGRRWLQKGGCPSWGKADTVTPGFDNILFSADRVTLPASVPHDQ
- the MAMDC4 gene encoding apical endosomal glycoprotein isoform X8, which translates into the protein MSLVARVAPSLCSELKPAGSPGWAWVPNHCRTPREAVCNFVCDCRGCPDEAQCGYHGASPSLGTPFTCDFERDSCGWRDISTAGYRWLRDRAGASPEGPGLRADHTLGTDLGWYVAVGTHRGRETATAALRSPVLHEAAPTCELRLWYHVASGDVAELRLELTHGVETLTLWWSAGPWDPDWQELAVPTGRIRGPFRVTFSATRNATHRSTVALDDVAFWRCGLPTPQAHCPRGHHRCRNEACVEPAQLCDGEDNCGDHSDEDAAPCRHYIATDFEMGLGLWNHSEGWTRNHSAGGPRYPAWPRGDHTWNSAQGSFLASVAEPSTPAVLSSPEFQASAPHNCSILLAAQTGPGGVVGLDDLILSNHCKPIPELAGPPPGCWAPGPWPQPSSLRPWSFCEPGHFFCGDLCVPPEQLCDFQQQCPGGEDEQECGEPARGLPSLPPASPLGAAGEAPGPSMPPALAGTTDFESLSGGGWEDASVGQLQWVRLPAPDRGMPSPDAHGAAGHFLAVQRAWGQLAEEARALTPTLGPSGPRCELRLVYYLQSHPQGFLELVVVEGSRRELVWQALGTTAGGWKVDRVLLGARRRPFRLELVGLVDLDGPGQQGAGVDDVTLTGCSPTAAAEEDSEVSCNFERGACGWHTGHLTDAHWHRVESRGPRYDHTTGQGHFVLLDPVDPPARGPAAHLLTQPRVPSAPQECLSFWFHLFGPQIGTLRLAMRREGEAETHLWSRSGTHGNCWHEAWATLHHQPDTGAKYQLLFEGLRDGYHGSMALDDVTLRPGPCWAPRRCSFEDSACGFSVGGRGLWTRQANASWGPHADHTTETAQGHYMVVDMSPQALPRGHAALLTSEEQRPLVQPTCLTFWYHLSLRNPGTLRVHVEEAGRQQVLSVSSRGGAAWRLGSVDLQAGQAWRVVFEAVAAGVEHSYVALDDLLLQDGPCPLPASCDFEAGLCGWNHVPRPGLGGYSWDWSSGASPSRYPQPPVDHTLGTEAGGSKAGRAPRATHASPQPGPPSAQRGQRPQIGAPAPSGPLGTRSLIPRPLRPLRDQRAGPRGPSGRAHQPASAPDHGLLSALLVPHGLPRALLLCLKPRWAASRPWGPLPWMTLSIWLGSGASCPHPARGMGRRPRWCRLRSAAPSSCSCCCCCSGLQAGAGCRRGAAPLGARRTP
- the MAMDC4 gene encoding apical endosomal glycoprotein isoform X7, coding for MSLVARVAPSLCSELKPAGSPGWAWVPNHCRTPREAVCNFVCDCRGCPDEAQCGYHGASPSLGTPFTCDFERDSCGWRDISTAGYRWLRDRAGASPEGPGLRADHTLGTDLGWYVAVGTHRGRETATAALRSPVLHEAAPTCELRLWYHVASGDVAELRLELTHGVETLTLWWSAGPWDPDWQELAVPTGRIRGPFRVTFSATRNATHRSTVALDDVAFWRCGLPTPQAHCPRGHHRCRNEACVEPAQLCDGEDNCGDHSDEDAAPCRHYIATDFEMGLGLWNHSEGWTRNHSAGGPRYPAWPRGDHTWNSAQGSFLASVAEPSTPAVLSSPEFQASAPHNCSILLAAQTGPGGVVGLDDLILSNHCKPIPELAGPPPGCWAPGPWPQPSSLRPWSFCEPGHFFCGDLCVPPEQLCDFQQQCPGGEDEQECGEPARGLPSLPPASPLGAAGEAPGPSMPPALAGTTDFESLSGGGWEDASVGQLQWVRLPAPDRGMPSPDAHGAAGHFLAVQRAWGQLAEEARALTPTLGPSGPRCELRLVYYLQSHPQGFLELVVVEGSRRELVWQALGTTAGGWKVDRVLLGARRRPFRLELVGLVDLDGPGQQGAGVDDVTLTGCSPTAAAEEDSEVSCNFERGACGWHTGHLTDAHWHRVESRGPRYDHTTGQGHFVLLDPVDPPARGPAAHLLTQPRVPSAPQECLSFWFHLFGPQIGTLRLAMRREGEAETHLWSRSGTHGNCWHEAWATLHHQPDTGAKYQLLFEGLRDGYHGSMALDDVTLRPGPCWAPRRCSFEDSACGFSVGGRGLWTRQANASWGPHADHTTETAQGHYMVVDMSPQALPRGHAALLTSEEQRPLVQPTCLTFWYHLSLRNPGTLRVHVEEAGRQQVLSVSSRGGAAWRLGSVDLQAGQAWRVVFEAVAAGVEHSYVALDDLLLQDGPCPLPASCDFEAGLCGWNHVPRPGLGGYSWDWSSGASPSRYPQPPVDHTLGTEAGGSKAGRAPRATHASPQPGPPSAQRGQRPQIGAPAPSGPLGTRSLIPRPLRPLRDQRAGPRGPSGRAHQPASAPDHGLLSALLVPHGLPRALLGWGGGRGGAGCGRRHPPPARAAAAARGCRPALAAEGGLPLLGQGGHRDPRLRQHSLQCGPRHPASISPPRPVDEPEKTSAPHTSSPATGTPGQGPTAASLPIH
- the MAMDC4 gene encoding apical endosomal glycoprotein isoform X3; translated protein: MSLVARVAPSLCSELKPAGSPGWAWVPNHCRTPREAVCNFVCDCRGCPDEAQCGYHGASPSLGTPFTCDFERDSCGWRDISTAGYRWLRDRAGASPEGPGLRADHTLGTDLGWYVAVGTHRGRETATAALRSPVLHEAAPTCELRLWYHVASGDVAELRLELTHGVETLTLWWSAGPWDPDWQELAVPTGRIRGPFRVTFSATRNATHRSTVALDDVAFWRCGLPTPQAHCPRGHHRCRNEACVEPAQLCDGEDNCGDHSDEDAAPCRHYIATDFEMGLGLWNHSEGWTRNHSAGGPRYPAWPRGDHTWNSAQGSFLASVAEPSTPAVLSSPEFQASAPHNCSILLAAQTGPGGVVGLDDLILSNHCKPIPELAGPPPGCWAPGPWPQPSSLRPWSFCEPGHFFCGDLCVPPEQLCDFQQQCPGGEDEQECGEPARGLPSLPPASPLGAAGEAPGPSMPPALAGTTDFESLSGGGWEDASVGQLQWVRLPAPDRGMPSPDAHGAAGHFLAVQRAWGQLAEEARALTPTLGPSGPRCELRLVYYLQSHPQGFLELVVVEGSRRELVWQALGTTAGGWKVDRVLLGARRRPFRLELVGLVDLDGPGQQGAGVDDVTLTGCSPTAAAEEDSEVSCNFERGACGWHTGHLTDAHWHRVESRGPRYDHTTGQGHFVLLDPVDPPARGPAAHLLTQPRVPSAPQECLSFWFHLFGPQIGTLRLAMRREGEAETHLWSRSGTHGNCWHEAWATLHHQPDTGAKYQLLFEGLRDGYHGSMALDDVTLRPGPCWAPRRCSFEDSACGFSVGGRGLWTRQANASWGPHADHTTETAQGHYMVVDMSPQALPRGHAALLTSEEQRPLVQPTCLTFWYHLSLRNPGTLRVHVEEAGRQQVLSVSSRGGAAWRLGSVDLQAGQAWRVVFEAVAAGVEHSYVALDDLLLQDGPCPLPASCDFEAGLCGWNHVPRPGLGGYSWDWSSGASPSRYPQPPVDHTLGTEAGGSKAGRAPRATHASPQPGPPSAQRGQRPQIGAPAPSGPLGTRSLIPRPLRPLRDQRAGPRGPSGRAHQPASAPDHGLLSALLVPHGLPRALLPGRAEGPPEQRAGAAGRVGRGWAPQTPVAGGPGGRSQCQRVPGEAGAPTRSPWAAPALSPAHAASSPSRQIVFEATLGGQPALGPIALDDVEYLAGQRCQLSTPSQGDGAAAAVVPAAVGGTLLLLVLLLLLGVAGRRWLQKGGCPSWGKADTVTPGFDNILFSADRVTLPASVPHDQ